In Desulfosoma sp., the genomic stretch CAGATAAGCAAAACCCAATTCGATGGTAATACCGCGGCGCTTTTCTTCCTTCAGCCTGTCCGTGTCGATGCCTGTCAGCGCACGAATAAGGGACGTTTTGCCATGGTCGATGTGACCGGCGGTGCCGAGCACGACTTGGTGCATGGTGCCTCCCTCGCTCACACGAAAAGCAAATGCAGTATCCCATTTTCTTCGGCATAGTGCCATAATCAGCACTGCAATTCAACGCCACAGTCCGCCAAGCTCCATAACCCACGGACTTTTGGCCATGTAGGGGCGGTTCGATGTGTCCGCTCCCCACCGAGCTCCATAGCCGACACACCTGTGTCAGGATAACATCAGACGAATTCTGCGGGCCGAACGCCGGCGTTCCTGGAAAATCGGCCGATTTGAAACGTAGCGTCATGGTATGCCGTGCTTCTGCCGCTTAAAATGGGGCCAGAGGTGAAGGAGGAAGGCTTGAGAAAGATGGGGTGCTGTGGTAGGAGGCGGCGAACGCCAGAATGGAATCGGCTTCCCTGAGGCAAAGCGCATGAGTCAAGCACGTCGTCGAAGAATACAAATAGGGGCGGTTTTTTTGTGGATTGTTCTGGTCATGGTCGCCGTGGCCGCAGTCTTGGGTTTTCGACTGCTCCTATTCAGTCTCACTCCCACTCCGAAACTTGAAGCCTCCACAAAGATTTTCATTCGGCCCGGAACAGGGGCTCACGCCGTGGCGGCTCTTCTGGAAAAAGAGGGTGTCATCACTCAGGCGAACCTTTTTTACTGGTACGCTCGAGTCCGTGGCATGGCCGGCAAGATGAAAGCTGGAGAATATCAATTCTCTGCGGCACCGACTCCGAAGCTCGTTCTGGAAACTCTGGTCGAAGGCAAGGTGGTGGCCTACAAGGTGACCATTCCGGAAGGGGCCACCGTGAAGGATGTTGCCCGTCTCGTAGCTGCTTCAGGACTGGCCGATACCGATGAGATCTTGGAGCTGGCTCGAGATCGACACCTTGTCACGTCCCTAGGCCTGCCAGATAGCACTTCCCTGGAAGGATATCTTTTCCCGGAAACCTATCTCTTTCGGCGTAGCGACCGACCTCGGGACATTCTCAAGCGCATGGTGCTGGAATTCTGGCGAAGATTTTCACCGGAGCGGCAAGCCCAAGCCCGCCGAATGGGTTTTACGGTTCATGAAACAGTGACGTTGGCTTCCCTGGTGGAAAAAGAGGCGGTTATGGACAGGGAACGGCCTGTGATCGCGGGGGTTTTTTTGAACCGCCTCCAGCGCAATATGCCTCTTCAAAGTGATCCCACTGCGGTCTATGATCTTGAAGATTTTTCAGGTCCCATTCTTCGACGTCACCTGGAACGGGAAAGCCCCTACAACACCTACGTTCATAAAGGGCTTCCTCCTGGACCCATTTGTAACCCGGGTGAAAAATCCCTGCGAGCCGTCCTGGAAGCTCAAAAGACTCCATTCCTCTATTTCGTCAGTAACAATGATGGTTCTCACACATTTTCGAGCAGTTACGACGAACACCTGCAAGCGGTGGCTCGTGTTCGTGCTCTGAAACGAGAAAACCGAAACGGGGCCAAACTGGAAGCGGATCATCTCAAAACAGAGGATATTCCATGAGTTCAGAAGCAGGATACCCCAAAGAGCTTCGAAGGGCGGCAAGCCTTATTCTCGCCGCCGGAAAGGGCAGTCGCATGCTCGGGTACGACGGCAACAAAACCCTATTGCCCCTTTCCCCCCTTCCGCAAAACCCTTACCAGGGCTCTCGACCGATGCTTTTGGAAGTTTTGGAAAACCTTCCTTTGGGCCCTAAAGGCATCGTGGTGCATCACCGTGCCGAAGATGTCCGCCGTGAAACTTCCCTTTACCCCTGCACCTATATTCATCAGCCTGTCACCGACGGTACCGGAGGGGCTGTGCTGGCGGCTCGACCTTTCCTGAAAAACCTTGACGAAGACGCGGTGATCATCACCATGGGCGATGTGCCTCTCATCCGTCCCGAAACCTATCTGCGTCTTTTGCAAGGGCTTCAGGAAGCTTCCATGACCCTTCTGGCCTTTCGACCCGAGGATGCGGCCCAATACGGAAAACTCGACGTGCACAAGAATCGTGTGCGACGCATCGTGGAATGGAAATATTGGAACACTATGCCGGGACAAATGCATGGAGCTCCTTGCAATGCGGGTGTTTACGCCGTGCATCGGGAGACTTTGCTGGAAGGTCTGGAGACCCTCTGCCGCCTTCCTCATGAGGTCCAAAAGCAAAGAGACGGGCAATGGGTGACGATCCAGGAGTATTTCCTCACCGACTTGGTGGAAATCCTTCACACTAAAGGCTTTGTGGTCACCTTTACCATGGCGGAAGCGTGGGAGGTCATGGGAGTGGACACTCCCGAGGCTTTGCAAAGGGTTCAGAAAATCTACCGTTTACGTCAAAGAGACAATTGACCGTTAAAGAGGAATTGTTTTATTGTGCTCTTCGGTACAAACCGAAGCCGCAAAGCCGTCTTGGGAAAAGGTCCACGCACAAAGTTCCATCAACTGTCGAAGGAGGAATCCATGCCAGTTAAGCTTGTCGATCGAACCCCGTCCGCCTACTCCTACCCGCTCCTTATTAAGCATCTGCTTCACAAACCCTTGAGGTGCACACCTAATCAGGAAATCGTGTATCGGGACCTGTATCGATTCACGTACGCTCAGATGTTTCAAAGGGTTCATAAAGCAGCCAACATGCTTCGACAGCTCGGAGTCGAGCAAGGTTCCACGGTAGGAGTCATGGATTGGGACAGCCATCGGTATTTGGAATTGTTTTACGCTGTGCCCATGATGGGAGCCATTTTGCACACGGTCAATATTCGATTGTCTCCCGAGCAGATCCTTTTCACCATCAACCATGCGGAAGACGATGTGCTCTTGGTGCACACGGACTTTTTGCCTATCGTGGAAGCCATTCAGGATCAATTCCAAACCGTCAAGAAGATCCTTGTGCTTAAAGACGGCCCGGACCTGCCTGCCACAAAGGTCCGTTTGGACGGCGAATATGAAGAGCTTCTTTCGCAAGCCTCGGATTCTTACGACTTTCCTGATTTCGATGAAAACGCGAAAGCCACCACCTTTTATACCACGGGCACTA encodes the following:
- the mltG gene encoding endolytic transglycosylase MltG encodes the protein MSQARRRRIQIGAVFLWIVLVMVAVAAVLGFRLLLFSLTPTPKLEASTKIFIRPGTGAHAVAALLEKEGVITQANLFYWYARVRGMAGKMKAGEYQFSAAPTPKLVLETLVEGKVVAYKVTIPEGATVKDVARLVAASGLADTDEILELARDRHLVTSLGLPDSTSLEGYLFPETYLFRRSDRPRDILKRMVLEFWRRFSPERQAQARRMGFTVHETVTLASLVEKEAVMDRERPVIAGVFLNRLQRNMPLQSDPTAVYDLEDFSGPILRRHLERESPYNTYVHKGLPPGPICNPGEKSLRAVLEAQKTPFLYFVSNNDGSHTFSSSYDEHLQAVARVRALKRENRNGAKLEADHLKTEDIP
- a CDS encoding NTP transferase domain-containing protein, with translation MSSEAGYPKELRRAASLILAAGKGSRMLGYDGNKTLLPLSPLPQNPYQGSRPMLLEVLENLPLGPKGIVVHHRAEDVRRETSLYPCTYIHQPVTDGTGGAVLAARPFLKNLDEDAVIITMGDVPLIRPETYLRLLQGLQEASMTLLAFRPEDAAQYGKLDVHKNRVRRIVEWKYWNTMPGQMHGAPCNAGVYAVHRETLLEGLETLCRLPHEVQKQRDGQWVTIQEYFLTDLVEILHTKGFVVTFTMAEAWEVMGVDTPEALQRVQKIYRLRQRDN